The Candidatus Binatia bacterium genome includes a region encoding these proteins:
- a CDS encoding class I SAM-dependent methyltransferase produces MKPLRQEHFGKIVQREFTKQAERFSRSQSMRRKGGLEILPPLAGVKRSHRVLDLACGPGFVALEFAKHARQVVGVDLTAEMLRKARALARREGFDNATFRRADVSRLPFADGSFDLVVTRASFHHFPQPEQVLNEMVRVLKRNGKILISDNTSKNDPEKSRWQNRLEKMRDPSHVEMIPLRKWRKLFKNAGLRVVKVKRLVQRRDAEDWMALTQTPLKVKRMIRWLLRQSMRGDTTGQNVRLIDGRLFFDLNYRIFVLEVSARQIPSPSPSPCGRGKG; encoded by the coding sequence ATGAAGCCCTTGCGGCAAGAGCACTTCGGCAAGATCGTTCAGCGCGAATTCACCAAGCAGGCCGAGCGATTTTCTCGGTCGCAGTCCATGCGGCGGAAAGGGGGCCTGGAAATTCTGCCGCCGTTGGCCGGCGTCAAGCGATCGCACCGCGTCCTCGATCTCGCCTGCGGCCCGGGCTTCGTCGCACTGGAGTTTGCCAAACATGCCCGCCAGGTCGTCGGCGTCGATCTGACGGCGGAGATGCTGAGGAAGGCGCGCGCGTTGGCGCGCCGCGAAGGTTTCGACAACGCAACTTTTCGCCGCGCCGACGTGAGCCGTCTGCCGTTTGCCGACGGAAGCTTCGATCTGGTCGTGACGCGCGCCTCATTCCACCACTTCCCTCAGCCCGAGCAGGTATTGAATGAAATGGTTCGCGTGCTCAAGCGGAACGGGAAGATTCTGATTTCCGACAACACCTCGAAGAACGACCCGGAAAAGAGCCGTTGGCAGAACAGGCTCGAAAAAATGCGCGATCCGTCGCACGTCGAGATGATTCCGCTCAGGAAGTGGCGCAAACTATTTAAGAACGCGGGTCTCAGAGTCGTGAAAGTAAAGAGGCTCGTGCAGCGGCGAGACGCTGAGGACTGGATGGCGCTGACCCAGACGCCGCTGAAAGTGAAGCGAATGATACGATGGCTACTCAGGCAATCGATGCGCGGCGACACGACCGGACAAAACGTTCGCCTGATCGACGGCCGGCTATTCTTCGATTTGAATTACCGGATCTTCGTGCTGGAAGTTTCAGCGCGACAGATTCCCTCACCCTCGCCCTCTCCCTGTGGGAGAGGGAAGGGGTGA
- a CDS encoding 7-carboxy-7-deazaguanine synthase QueE: MRIADIFYSIQGEGRLIGVPSTFIRTSGCNLRCVWCDTPYTSWEPEGEERSLDEILTEVKRHPAKHAVVTGGEPLLAHEIEELTHRLKRESFHITIETAATIFKPVSCDLVSMSPKLVNSTPWKRDQGRFAWMHEQHRLNLPVIEQFIDGYDYQLKFVVDNQNDFVEVEQILARLGNVERSHVLIMPQGTTKEELAERATWIVELCKEHRFSYTPRLHIELWGNRRGT, from the coding sequence ATGCGCATCGCCGATATCTTCTACTCCATTCAAGGCGAAGGACGGCTCATCGGAGTGCCGTCGACGTTCATCCGAACTTCCGGCTGCAACTTGCGCTGCGTCTGGTGCGACACGCCCTACACGTCGTGGGAGCCCGAGGGCGAAGAGCGGAGCCTCGACGAAATACTGACGGAAGTAAAGCGGCATCCGGCGAAGCACGCCGTCGTGACCGGCGGCGAACCGCTGCTGGCGCACGAGATAGAGGAGCTGACGCACAGGCTCAAGCGCGAAAGCTTTCACATCACGATCGAGACCGCGGCGACGATCTTCAAGCCGGTTTCGTGCGACCTCGTGTCGATGAGCCCGAAGCTCGTCAACTCGACGCCCTGGAAAAGGGATCAGGGCCGGTTTGCGTGGATGCACGAGCAGCATCGGCTCAACCTGCCCGTGATCGAGCAATTCATCGACGGCTACGATTACCAGCTCAAGTTCGTCGTCGACAATCAGAACGACTTTGTAGAGGTCGAGCAAATTCTAGCAAGGCTCGGCAACGTCGAGCGGAGCCACGTCCTCATCATGCCCCAGGGGACGACCAAAGAAGAGCTCGCCGAGCGCGCTACGTGGATCGTGGAGCTATGCAAAGAGCACCGATTTTCTTACACGCCGCGGCTGCACATCGAGCTGTGGGGGAACCGCAGGGGGACATAG